A region from the Citrobacter koseri ATCC BAA-895 genome encodes:
- a CDS encoding tyrosine-type recombinase/integrase: MEIKCIESEQIYFAKMNGYSFKLSDKKWQLDKENCVYPHKVVDRMPTNMKLSYLKTLAYYASEYSSFYIKSINNLFYKWFGAMTIDTIDDKAIYQLNVHLGSARNYMLNIVKAFITKWKKLNYPGVEATALRMLEKIKIIPNQTGEAVKRRDPNKGPLTETELNYILKSVSKLYLEKKIQRFLYCYILLLAITGRRPLQLISLKAKDLIKNEKGYFLNVPKVKQRKSFRNEFNMVMIEKFLYDSLSMLINENQVFVEDKFSVGINNYRGELPIFMDLDKITEIKRIEGFLSDLTTDFFHMKNSVMSKLLKRFPSKFDVRSERTNSYIELNARRFRYTLGSRLANEGASIEVIAKALDHKSANSSMIYIKNNPDSVYDIDKKLSAFFNPLSNILMGVEIEENKNFFIKYVLDSFLLLEDTKEEFKCLSCKKLNPWRA; encoded by the coding sequence ATGGAAATCAAATGTATTGAAAGTGAGCAAATATATTTTGCTAAGATGAATGGGTATAGTTTCAAACTGTCAGATAAGAAATGGCAACTGGATAAAGAAAACTGTGTATACCCTCATAAAGTTGTAGATAGAATGCCTACAAACATGAAACTTAGCTACTTAAAAACATTGGCTTACTATGCGTCTGAATATAGTTCTTTCTATATTAAAAGCATTAACAATTTATTTTATAAGTGGTTTGGTGCGATGACTATCGATACTATTGATGACAAAGCCATATATCAATTGAATGTTCATTTAGGTTCAGCGAGAAACTACATGCTAAACATAGTTAAGGCCTTCATCACTAAATGGAAAAAACTCAATTACCCTGGAGTAGAAGCGACTGCCCTTAGAATGTTGGAGAAAATAAAAATCATTCCAAACCAAACAGGAGAGGCAGTTAAAAGACGAGATCCAAATAAAGGACCTTTAACTGAAACGGAACTAAATTACATCCTTAAATCTGTTAGCAAACTTTATCTTGAGAAGAAAATTCAACGCTTCTTATATTGTTATATTCTTCTGTTGGCAATAACAGGAAGAAGGCCATTACAATTAATCTCTCTAAAAGCTAAGGATCTCATTAAAAATGAGAAAGGGTACTTTTTAAATGTACCAAAAGTAAAACAAAGGAAATCATTCAGAAATGAATTTAACATGGTAATGATAGAAAAGTTCTTATATGACAGCTTATCAATGCTAATTAATGAAAATCAGGTGTTTGTAGAAGATAAATTCAGTGTTGGGATTAATAACTATAGAGGCGAATTGCCAATCTTCATGGATTTAGACAAGATTACGGAAATAAAAAGGATTGAGGGTTTTCTATCTGATTTAACAACAGATTTTTTCCATATGAAAAACTCAGTCATGTCAAAGCTATTAAAACGCTTTCCTTCAAAATTCGATGTTAGATCAGAAAGGACTAACAGCTATATAGAGCTTAATGCCAGAAGATTCAGATATACATTAGGAAGTCGACTGGCTAATGAAGGAGCCTCAATTGAGGTGATTGCTAAAGCGTTAGATCATAAATCAGCAAACTCTTCTATGATTTATATAAAAAATAATCCCGACAGTGTTTATGATATTGATAAGAAACTAAGTGCATTTTTTAACCCCTTATCTAATATACTTATGGGCGTAGAGATTG
- a CDS encoding tyrosine-type recombinase/integrase, translating to MGYKVKKFIMSSGERGCLILDKKSNLPAYYQNLFLTTDIRNRGATASTMEIVATNLLIFSNFLDGRGINIVERIELKKYLCVAEIDELVRYAKQRFDRQKIINIKSANYRFIAKRTFSYRIYVFSRYLKWLCGLVHSSKGIHAKYEVELFIESIRAHIPRNSSLNMNEISEKSLNEEEIKVLFRLLEIGGVANPFHKEVQVRNRLIFTLLLNLGLRAGELLNLKIDDFDLRDNTLSVVRRHDSKEDGRSYQPLVKTGERVIPLSDELASEIFDYISNSREKMTKRKKHNFLFVAHCTGKNAGEPLSISAYEKVISTLKRASPELYNLSGHRLRHSWNYMYSKGIEGAELEYSRRKDLRNYLMGWSKESIMCDRYNLKYISQQEKDVILKVYKSVSKMISEV from the coding sequence ATGGGATATAAAGTAAAGAAATTCATCATGAGTAGTGGGGAGCGAGGATGCCTGATCCTTGATAAAAAAAGTAATCTACCAGCTTACTACCAAAATCTATTTCTTACTACAGACATAAGAAATAGAGGCGCAACGGCCTCAACGATGGAAATAGTTGCAACTAACTTACTAATTTTCAGTAATTTCTTGGATGGTAGGGGAATTAATATAGTTGAGAGAATTGAGCTTAAAAAATATCTCTGCGTTGCGGAAATAGATGAACTGGTAAGATATGCGAAACAAAGATTCGACAGACAGAAAATTATAAATATAAAATCAGCAAATTATAGATTTATTGCGAAGAGAACCTTTAGTTATAGAATATACGTTTTTTCACGCTATCTTAAGTGGTTATGTGGATTAGTTCATTCGTCAAAAGGGATTCATGCAAAGTATGAAGTAGAATTATTTATTGAAAGTATCAGAGCACATATTCCAAGAAACAGTTCATTGAATATGAATGAAATATCTGAAAAATCGTTAAATGAAGAAGAGATCAAAGTACTTTTCCGTCTATTGGAAATTGGTGGGGTTGCAAACCCTTTCCATAAGGAAGTACAGGTCAGGAACAGACTAATATTTACTTTGCTCTTAAATTTAGGTTTAAGGGCTGGAGAGTTGCTCAATCTTAAAATAGATGATTTTGATCTCAGAGACAACACTCTAAGTGTGGTCAGAAGACATGATTCAAAAGAGGATGGAAGATCTTATCAACCGTTAGTAAAGACAGGCGAAAGGGTTATTCCGTTATCTGATGAGTTAGCCAGTGAAATTTTTGATTACATAAGCAATAGCAGGGAAAAAATGACAAAAAGGAAAAAACATAATTTCTTATTTGTGGCTCATTGCACAGGAAAAAACGCAGGAGAACCCTTAAGCATTTCAGCTTATGAGAAGGTGATATCAACACTGAAACGAGCAAGTCCAGAGCTATATAATCTTTCAGGTCATAGGCTAAGGCACTCTTGGAATTACATGTACTCTAAAGGAATAGAAGGCGCTGAATTAGAATATAGTAGAAGAAAAGATTTAAGGAATTATCTAATGGGTTGGTCAAAGGAGTCAATTATGTGTGATAGATATAATTTAAAATATATATCCCAACAAGAGAAAGATGTCATTCTAAAGGTCTATAAATCAGTAAGTAAAATGATTAGTGAGGTTTAG